CGCACGCCGCAACGGCCGTGGGCGGACCTTCTCGACCGCCGATCTGCAGCCCCCGTGGGAGTGGGTCCGTGAGCTCCTGACCGGGCGCGCGGTCGCCAAGGTCATGCCCGGGCTGGCGCACGACGCGGTCCCGGCCGGCGTCGAGGCCGAGTGGGTCAGCGACGGCGGCGACCTCGTCGAGGCGTGCCTCTGGGGGACGCCGTTCGCCACCGTCGGCCGCCGGGCCACGGTGCTCCCGTCCGGCGCCCAGCTGGTCGCGAGCGGTGAGCCCGCCGAGGTCGGCGACGTCGGTGCGTACCTGTACGAGCCCGACGACGCGGTGATCCGGGCCGGCTTGGTGGGCGAGCTGGCCGCCACCGTCGGGGGGCGGCTGCCCGATCCGCATATCGCGTACGTGAGCTCGGACCGGGCGGAGTCGACGCCCCTGGCGCGAGGCTTCCGGATCCTGGAGGAGCTGCCGTTCCGCGAGAAGCCGCTGAAGGCCGCCCTGCAGGCGCGCGGGGTGGGCACGCTGACGATCAAGAAGCGCGGCGTCGACATCGTCCCCGAGGAGGTCGTGCGGCGGATGAAGCTCAAGGGCAGCACCTCGGCCCTGGTCGTGATGACACGCGTGCAGGGGCAGGGCCGCGCCTACCTGGTCGAGAGGATCTAGGCATGCGGATCGACCTCAACGCCGACCTGGGTGAGTCGTGGGAGCGCTGGCACTCCGGTGAGGACGTCGAGCTGCTCGGCGTCGTGACGTCCGCCAACGTCTGCTGCGGCGCGTACGCCGGGGACGCCGAGCTGATGCGGGTGACGTGCGAGGCCGCGGTCGAGCGCGGCGTCGCGATCGGCGCACAGATCGGGTACCCGGACCGCGAGGGCTTCGGCCGGAAGCGGGTTGACGTGCCCGCCGCCGAGCTGACCGCCGAGCTGCTGGACCAGGTCC
Above is a genomic segment from Aeromicrobium chenweiae containing:
- a CDS encoding class I SAM-dependent methyltransferase; its protein translation is MDPETFAQLMAPAGQELLGEIAARAGVESDLALGTRLRRTYEPGLVAAAVTQNHLRGRATTKFGPDAARMYFTHDALEQSTRLPVANHRARRLAEVGATSVVDLGCGIGGDLIAMARAGLAVRGVDQDPVRAAIAQANLRALGLSGEVVCADALQIDIAPDEVAFVDPARRNGRGRTFSTADLQPPWEWVRELLTGRAVAKVMPGLAHDAVPAGVEAEWVSDGGDLVEACLWGTPFATVGRRATVLPSGAQLVASGEPAEVGDVGAYLYEPDDAVIRAGLVGELAATVGGRLPDPHIAYVSSDRAESTPLARGFRILEELPFREKPLKAALQARGVGTLTIKKRGVDIVPEEVVRRMKLKGSTSALVVMTRVQGQGRAYLVERI